In Drosophila gunungcola strain Sukarami chromosome X unlocalized genomic scaffold, Dgunungcola_SK_2 000056F, whole genome shotgun sequence, the following are encoded in one genomic region:
- the LOC128261144 gene encoding cytochrome P450 4g15, with protein MEVLKKDAALGSPSSVFYFLLLPTLVLWYIYWRISRAHLYRLAGRLPGPRGLPIVGHLFDVIGPASSVFKTVIRKSAPFEHIAKMWIGPKLVVFIYDPRDVELLLSSHVYIDKASEYKFFKPWLGDGLLISTGQKWRSHRKLIAPTFHLNVLKSFIELFNENSRNVVRKLRAEDGRTFDCHDYMSEATVEILLETAMGVSKKTQDKSGFEYAMAVMRMCDILHARHRSIFLRNEFVFTLTRYYKEQGRLLNIIHGLTTKVIKSKKAAFEQGTRGSLAQCELKAAALEREQSEQNGQNQPEQDQAASAKEDKSSGAPVAGLSYGQSAGLKDDLDVEDNDIGEKKRLAFLDLMLESAQNGAIITDTEIKEQVDTIMFEGHDTTAAGSSFFLSLMGIHQDIQDRVLAELDSIFGDSQRPATFQDTLEMKYLERCLMETLRMYPPVPLIARELQEDLKLNSGNYVIPRGATVTVATVLLHRNPKVYANPNVFDPDNFLPERQANRHYYAFVPFSAGPRSCVGRKYAMLKLKILLSTILRNYRVYSDLTESDFKLQADIILKREEGFRVRLQPRTR; from the exons ATGGAAGTGCTGAAGAAGGACGCCGCACTGGGTTCGCCCAGCAGCGTCTTCTACTTCCTGCTGCTGCCCACGCTGGTGCTGTGGTACATCTACTGGCGAATATCCCGGGCCCACCTGTACAGGCTGGCCGGACGACTGCCGGGACCCAGGGGCCTGCCCATCGTGGGCCACCTGTTCGATGTGATCGGACCCGCTTCAT CTGTTTTCAAAACAGTCATCCGGAAGAGCGCCCCCTTCGAGCACATTGCCAAGATGTGGATCGGGCCCAAGCTGGTGGTCTTCATCTACGATCCCCGGGACGTGGAGCTACTCCTGAGCAGTCACGTCTACATCGACAAGGCATCCGAGTACAAGTTCTTCAAGCCCTGGCTGGGCGATGGCCTGCTGATCAGCACAG GTCAAAAATGGCGTTCGCACCGCAAACTGATCGCACCCACATTCCATCTGAACGTCTTGAAGAGCTTCATCGAGCTCTTCAACGAGAACTCGCGCAATGTGGTGAGGAAACTGCGTGCGGAGGATGGTCGCACTTTTGATTGCCATGATTACATGAGCGAGGCAACCGTGGAGATTCTATTGG AGACGGCGATGGGCGTGTCGAAGAAGACGCAGGACAAGTCGGGCTTCGAGTACGCGATGGCCGTGATGCGGATGTGCGACATCCTGCACGCCCGCCACCGCAGCATCTTCCTGCGCAACGAGTTCGTGTTCACCCTGACCAGGTACTACAAGGAGCAGGGGCGCCTGCTGAACATCATCCACGGCCTGACCACCAAGGTGATCAAGAGCAAGAAGGCGGCCTTCGAGCAGGGCACCCGTGGCTCTCTGGCCCAGTGTGAGCTGAAGGCGGCTGCCTTGGAAAGGGAACAGAGCGAGCAGAATGGGCAGAATCAGCCGGAACAGGATCAGGCAGCCAGCGCCAAGGAGGACAAGAGCAGTGGCGCTCCGGTGGCTGGACTTTCGTATGGCCAGTCGGCCGGACTCAAGGACGACCTGGATGTGGAGGACAACGACATTGGCGAGAAGAAACGGCTGGCCTTCCTCGACCTGATGCTCGAAAGTGCCCAGAACGGGGCCATCATCACCGACACGGAGATCAAGGAGCAAGTGGACACCATCATGTTCGAGGGCCACGACACCACGGCAGCCGGCTCCTCGTTCTTCCTCTCGCTGATGGGCATCCACCAGGACATCCAGGACCGTGTGCTCGCCGAACTCGACTCCATTTTCGGCGACTCACAGCGACCGGCCACGTTTCAG GACACCCTGGAGATGAAGTATCTGGAGCGGTGTCTGATGGAGACGCTGCGCATGTACCCGCCCGTACCGCTGATCGCCCGCGAGCTGCAGGAGGACCTCAAGCTGAACTCCGGCAACTACGTGATTCCCAGGGGCGCCACGGTGACGGTGGCCACCGTCCTGCTGCACCGCAATCCGAAGGTCTACGCCAATCCCAATGTCTTCGATCCGGACAACTTTCTGCCGGAGCGGCAGGCCAACCGCCACTACTACGCCTTCGTGCCCTTTTCCGCGGGACCACGCAGCTGTGTGG GGCGCAAGTACGCGATGCTCAAGCTAAAGATCCTTCTGTCGACCATTTTGCGGAACTACCGTGTCTACTCGGACCTGACCGAATCGGACTTCAAGCTGCAGGCGGACATCATCCTGAAGCGGGAGGAGGGCTTCCGCGTGCGCCTGCAGCCGCGGACCAGGTGA
- the LOC128261148 gene encoding ubiquitin-like modifier-activating enzyme 5 — protein sequence MSNAIDELQAIIAEMKSEMEEHRIGSGSAGGGGGGQSRPVRDRIERMSAEVVDSNPYSRLMALQRMNIVKDYERIRDKAVAIVGVGGVGSVTADMLTRCGIGKLILFDYDKVELANMNRLFFTPDQAGLSKVEAAVGTLSFINPDVRIEAHNYNITTVDNFERFLDTISKSGHVDGQPVDLVLSCVDNFEARMAINAACNERNLNWFESGVSENAVSGHIQFIRPGDTACFACAPPLVVAENIDERTLKREGVCAASLPTTMGITAGFLVQNALKYLLNFGEVSDYLGYNALSDFFPKMTLKPNPQCDDGHCLIRQKEFQARPKPVVIKEEVVSEEPLHATNEWGIELVPADSPPSQPQPAKSSEVGEGLRLAYEAPEKSSENPGENVTAPADETSVEDLMAQLKSM from the exons ATGTCCAACGCCATCGACGAACTGCAGGCGATCATCGCGGAGATGAAATCGGAGATGGAGGAGCACCGGATCGGCAGTGGAAGTgctggcggcggcggcggtggtcaAAGTCGCCCGGTGCGCGACCGCATCGAACGCATGTCCGCTGAGGTGGTGGACTCCAATCCCTACAGCCGCCTGATGGCCCTGCAGCGGATGAACATCGTGAAGGACTACGAGCGCATCCGGGACAAGGCGGTGGCCATTGTGGGCGTCGGCGGCGTGGGAAGCGTCACCGCCGACATGCTGACACG CTGCGGCATTGGCAAACTGATCCTGTTCGACTACGACAAGGTGGAGCTGGCCAACATGAACCGGCTGTTCTTCACGCCAGACCAGGCCGGACTCTCCAAGGTGGAGGCCGCCGTCGGTACGCTGAGCTTCATCAATCCGGACGTGCGGATCGAGGCGCACAACTACAACATCACGACGGTGGACAACTTCGAGCGTTTCCTGGACACCATCTCGAAGAGCGGCCATGTGGACGGACAGCCGGTGGATCTGGTGCTCAGCTGTGTGGACAACTTTGAGGCCCGCATGGCGATCAATGCGGCGTGCAACGAGCGCAATCTGAACTGGTTCGAGTCGGGCGTCTCAGAGAACGCCGTCTCGGGGCACATCCAGTTCATCCGGCCCGGGGACACCGCCTGCTTCGCCTGCGCTCCGCCGCTGGTGGTGGCCGAGAACATTGACGAGAGGACGCTGAAACGGGAGGGCGTGTGCGCCGCCTCCCTGCCCACAACCATGGGCATTACGGCCGGCTTCCTTGTCCAGAACGCCCTGAAGTATCTGCTGAACTTCGGCGAGGTATCCGACTATCTGGGCTACAATGCCCTCAGCGACTTCTTTCCCAAGATGACGCTCAAGCCGAATCCGCAGTGCGACGATGGGCACTGTTTGATCAGGCAAAAGGAGTTCCAGGCCAGGCCCAAGCCGGTGGTGATAAAGGAGGAGGTGGTCAGCGAGGAGCCACTGCATGCCACCAACGAGTGGGGCATTGAATTGGTGCCCGCAGATTCACCGCCAAGTCAACCACAGCCAGCCAAAAGCTCTGAGGTTGGCGAGGGTCTACGACTGGCCTACGAAGCCCCCGAAAAATCCAGCGAAAATCCAGGGGAAAATGTAACTGCGCCCGCGGACGAAACCAGTGTGGAGGATCTGATGGCGCAGTTGAAGTCCATGTGA
- the LOC128261149 gene encoding signal peptidase complex subunit 2: protein MAKKEEKSQPGDELVKVNKWDGSAVKHALDDAVKTCLLGDRPQLKEQFGLVNTRLALCALAVGVAIMAHAWDFTHPFPQSRPVLLFSVLAYFALLGILTLHSSFREKGTFAVALQKDKERERLWEASSDMRKYDDKYLLTLSVRDSKNGKRREQSSNKSCAAFIDQNGIVLDNLVANEVNRLYNALAADKKDK from the exons ATGGCTAAGAAGGAGGAAAAGTCGCAGCCGGGAGACGAG CTGGTAAAGGTGAACAAGTGGGATGGATCGGCGGTGAAGCACGCCCTGGACGATGCGGTAAAGACCTGCCTGCTGGGCGACCGTCCCCAGTTGAAGGAGCAATTCGGGCTGGTCAACACCCGGCTAGCCCTGTGCGCCCTCGCCGTGGGCGTGGCCATCATGGCCCATGCCTGGGACTTCACCCACCCATTCCCGCAGTCGCGGCCCGTGCTGCTATTCAGCGTGCTGGCCTATTTCGCCCTGCTGGGCATCCTGACCCTGCACTCCAGCTTCCGCGAGAAGGGCACCTTCGCGGTGGCCCTGCAGAAGGACAAGGAGCGGGAGCGGCTGTGGGAGGCCAGCTCCGACATGCGCAAGTACGACGACAAGTATCTGCTGACCCTCAGCGTGCGCGACTCGAAGAACGGCAAGCGGCGCGAGCAGAGCAGCAACAAGTCCTGCGCCGCCTTCATCGACCAGAACGGCATCGTCCTGGACAACCTGGTGGCCAACGAGGTCAACCGCCTGTACAACGCCCTGGCCGCCGACAAGAAGGACAAGTAG